From one Peptoniphilaceae bacterium AMB_02 genomic stretch:
- a CDS encoding phospholipid carrier-dependent glycosyltransferase: protein MKKSEKKLIAILVQTAILVVFASVESLMMARRLLEPLPGVSELDRGVSYILLRFMTIISGALIVSVYSYITTKKLKVDKMYKLVSSVIVIISLLGIIFSGFITTKTIIYYIIIYLGLIYIIIRD from the coding sequence ATGAAGAAATCTGAAAAGAAACTGATAGCCATTTTGGTACAAACTGCAATTCTGGTTGTTTTTGCATCTGTGGAGTCACTGATGATGGCTCGAAGACTTTTAGAACCCTTGCCGGGAGTTTCTGAACTCGATCGTGGAGTATCTTATATATTGCTTCGCTTTATGACCATTATCAGTGGAGCATTAATCGTAAGTGTATATTCATATATTACTACCAAAAAACTGAAAGTTGATAAGATGTATAAATTAGTCAGTTCTGTAATTGTTATAATCAGCCTTTTAGGGATTATCTTTAGTGGATTTATAACGACGAAGACCATTATTTACTATATTATTATATATTTGGGATTGATTTATATCATAATTAGAGACTAA
- a CDS encoding ABC transporter permease subunit: protein MSRNEFLYDDIGREYERLNQYLIELIKLEKAGDKNKVDEFIKNRQNHPYIVKLTEYKKSESEFLAGLKNEDKKTSGSKLEALKIKENIAAKKRDFYKPISDYEYDFKYEYLVNDKMAEGLNHITERYEEIESEIAQTKDALTKVSEADEKKAEEEIKAYTIEIEKDVNAQSEDIKQKKDQKRISQKAYKNELKIIKRKAKDLVENKKFESDKYRLSERLKSLEYSLKNDIKNLEKVLNDNISAIRRTVPIEKEETSSLKYFLAIPIPGLGQLFNKQYYKAIFYFVLGILSFFVTIPYALGYGNYQGKGLIGLATLAEGAARTHKSLIYMIEGIIAIALIIFSLLVFYLAFRDAYKVHKKEILGIRSNSWFESKNFLQRGGFPIIVNVPALILIVFIIMVPIATAILLSFTGMDPKHQSKFPWVGLENYLTIATGKGLTGSIFWKILLWTVIWTIGASSLAIFIGFVLAIIANNERIKGKGLFRSIFILPWAVPAFITIMFFSIMVSQNGLITELIKSVTGLNIVIKNSTVATRVFLILLQGWLGSSYIFLLTTGVLQAIPHDLYEAAEIDGATGLQQTTKITIPLVLFQIAPLLVTQYTFNFNNFSIIYLFNEGGPFNPSEYGNLAGSSDILISYIYKLTMENQYQAMGAVITILISLGLMVIAFLGFRNSAALKED from the coding sequence TTGTCCAGAAATGAATTTTTATATGATGATATAGGTAGAGAGTACGAGAGACTCAATCAATACCTAATAGAATTGATAAAATTGGAAAAGGCGGGTGACAAAAACAAGGTAGACGAATTTATAAAAAACCGTCAAAATCACCCATATATAGTTAAATTAACCGAATATAAGAAGAGTGAATCAGAGTTTTTAGCCGGACTGAAAAATGAGGATAAAAAGACCTCTGGTTCTAAACTGGAAGCTTTAAAAATAAAAGAAAATATTGCAGCAAAAAAAAGAGATTTTTATAAACCGATTAGCGATTATGAATATGATTTCAAATACGAGTACCTTGTCAACGATAAGATGGCCGAAGGACTCAATCACATTACCGAAAGGTATGAAGAGATTGAATCGGAAATAGCGCAGACGAAGGATGCATTAACAAAAGTCTCTGAAGCTGATGAAAAGAAGGCAGAAGAGGAGATTAAGGCTTATACAATAGAGATAGAGAAAGATGTCAATGCACAATCTGAAGATATCAAGCAAAAAAAAGATCAGAAAAGAATCTCTCAAAAAGCCTATAAAAATGAATTAAAGATAATAAAAAGAAAAGCCAAAGACTTGGTAGAAAATAAGAAGTTCGAATCGGATAAATATCGTCTAAGTGAAAGGCTCAAGAGCCTTGAATATAGTCTTAAGAATGACATCAAAAACCTGGAAAAGGTTTTAAATGATAATATTTCAGCGATTAGAAGGACTGTGCCGATTGAAAAAGAGGAGACTTCGTCTCTTAAATATTTTTTAGCAATACCAATTCCCGGCTTGGGACAATTATTTAACAAACAATACTATAAGGCTATATTTTATTTTGTATTGGGAATATTATCTTTTTTCGTGACAATTCCATACGCACTTGGATATGGTAACTATCAAGGGAAAGGATTAATTGGACTTGCAACGCTGGCAGAGGGAGCAGCTAGAACACATAAATCACTCATCTACATGATAGAAGGGATAATAGCTATAGCTCTAATAATATTTTCATTACTCGTCTTCTATCTTGCATTTAGAGATGCTTATAAGGTTCATAAAAAGGAAATACTTGGAATCAGATCCAATTCTTGGTTTGAGTCTAAGAACTTCTTACAAAGAGGCGGATTCCCGATAATTGTAAATGTCCCTGCATTAATTTTAATAGTTTTCATTATAATGGTGCCGATTGCTACAGCAATACTATTATCATTTACCGGAATGGATCCGAAGCATCAGTCTAAATTTCCATGGGTTGGTTTGGAAAACTATTTGACAATCGCAACCGGAAAGGGATTAACCGGCTCCATATTCTGGAAGATACTACTATGGACTGTTATCTGGACCATAGGTGCATCATCACTGGCAATTTTTATTGGATTTGTGCTAGCTATAATTGCCAACAACGAAAGAATCAAGGGTAAGGGATTATTCAGATCAATATTTATACTACCATGGGCAGTTCCTGCATTTATCACTATAATGTTCTTCAGTATTATGGTGTCGCAAAACGGTCTGATTACAGAACTTATTAAGAGCGTGACCGGATTAAATATAGTAATTAAAAACAGTACAGTTGCAACTCGGGTATTTTTGATACTGCTTCAAGGATGGCTCGGAAGCTCATATATATTCCTTTTGACGACGGGAGTACTTCAAGCTATACCACATGATCTATATGAAGCTGCTGAGATAGATGGAGCTACCGGATTACAGCAGACGACAAAAATTACAATACCGCTCGTACTGTTCCAAATAGCTCCCTTACTTGTAACTCAATACACATTTAACTTTAATAACTTCTCAATAATCTATCTATTCAACGAAGGCGGTCCTTTTAACCCGAGTGAATACGGAAACTTGGCAGGTTCTTCCGATATACTGATATCTTATATCTACAAGCTGACTATGGAGAATCAATACCAGGCAATGGGAGCTGTTATTACGATACTGATATCACTTGGACTTATGGTTATTGCCTTCCTAGGATTTAGGAATAGTGCAGCACTAAAGGAGGACTAA
- a CDS encoding ABC transporter permease subunit has translation MKAKKKDLYLSDKPPLSTVGKINLALSYLILIIWSIVIIWPLSQMVIAAFNGKQGRNIVMGSDYEFSFKHFEYLFTETNYLNWTKNTILISLSTAILTLIIVSFTGYVYSRFRFKGKKASLIAILLIQTIPAFAGITAYFTLHSIISSVFPFFTRQMILVLIYSAGGIAANTFILKGYLDSISTELDDAAKIDGCSNLQIYRLILMPIARPMLAIIGLWSFIGPFMDLLLPKVLLTNVESYTLTAGLFTLINDVSKMNQPAYAAGGLLTAIPIVIMFVALRKQLVSGLASGSVKG, from the coding sequence ATGAAAGCTAAAAAGAAAGACTTGTATCTCTCCGATAAGCCGCCTCTATCTACTGTTGGGAAGATAAACTTAGCCTTAAGTTATTTGATTTTAATAATTTGGAGCATAGTTATCATATGGCCATTATCACAGATGGTAATTGCGGCATTTAACGGTAAACAGGGAAGAAATATTGTTATGGGTTCTGATTATGAGTTCTCATTTAAACACTTCGAGTATCTATTTACGGAAACCAATTACCTCAACTGGACAAAAAATACCATTTTGATCTCACTAAGTACGGCAATATTGACGCTGATAATAGTATCATTTACAGGATATGTTTATTCCAGGTTTAGATTCAAAGGAAAAAAAGCTTCTCTAATTGCAATACTATTGATACAGACAATACCGGCATTTGCAGGGATTACAGCTTATTTTACTCTTCACTCAATCATTTCATCTGTATTTCCTTTCTTTACAAGACAGATGATATTGGTGCTGATATACTCAGCTGGAGGTATTGCTGCCAATACATTTATTCTAAAAGGATACTTGGATTCGATTTCAACCGAACTTGATGATGCGGCAAAGATAGATGGGTGTTCAAATCTACAAATATATAGACTGATACTCATGCCAATTGCACGTCCGATGCTGGCAATAATAGGTCTTTGGTCATTTATCGGTCCTTTCATGGACTTGCTTTTACCAAAAGTACTATTGACCAATGTAGAATCATATACGCTGACTGCAGGCTTATTTACGCTTATTAACGATGTCAGTAAAATGAATCAACCTGCTTATGCTGCAGGAGGTCTACTGACTGCAATACCTATAGTTATCATGTTTGTTGCACTTAGAAAACAGTTGGTATCAGGCCTTGCATCCGGATCTGTAAAGGGTTAG
- the ugpC gene encoding sn-glycerol-3-phosphate ABC transporter ATP-binding protein UgpC translates to MKVTLNNIGKKYEGRENFTIRNINLVIEDKEFCTILGPSGCGKSTLLRMIAGLNSITEGELLFDDKVMNNIEPKDRDIAMVFQSYALYPHMTVYDNMAFSLKMKKESKDIIHKRVQEAAEILQITDYLYSRPSDISGGQRQRVALGRAMVRKPKVFLMDEPLSNLDAKLREHMRVELVRLHKSLETTSIYVTHDQTEAMTMADKIILLDKGKIQQVGTPEEFYNHPENEFVASFIGSPTMNFIKGSIKGGDFVSDSELIHIVPTEADKKELQKFEGKPVKVGIRGERFLSEKHEVNGFSAVIDVVEMLGKEKLLYTKLDDGQEIVVSMPGYFEYPIGEVHNFGFDTEALHFFDAETGERIN, encoded by the coding sequence ATGAAAGTAACTCTTAATAATATAGGGAAAAAATATGAAGGTAGAGAAAACTTTACCATTAGAAATATAAATCTTGTCATAGAAGATAAAGAGTTTTGTACGATACTTGGACCTTCCGGTTGTGGTAAATCCACACTGCTAAGAATGATAGCAGGACTTAACTCTATAACTGAAGGAGAACTGTTATTTGATGATAAAGTAATGAATAATATCGAGCCTAAGGACAGAGATATTGCAATGGTATTTCAGTCCTACGCACTCTATCCTCATATGACGGTCTACGACAATATGGCTTTTTCACTAAAGATGAAAAAAGAAAGTAAGGACATAATTCATAAAAGAGTACAGGAAGCAGCCGAAATACTACAAATCACTGACTATCTCTACTCTAGACCGTCGGATATATCCGGAGGACAAAGGCAGAGGGTTGCACTTGGTAGAGCAATGGTTAGAAAACCTAAAGTATTTTTAATGGATGAACCGCTATCGAACTTAGATGCAAAACTAAGAGAACATATGAGAGTCGAACTTGTAAGACTCCATAAAAGCCTTGAAACTACATCTATTTACGTAACCCATGACCAAACAGAAGCCATGACAATGGCGGATAAGATAATACTACTTGATAAAGGGAAGATACAACAAGTTGGTACACCGGAAGAATTTTACAATCATCCGGAAAATGAATTCGTAGCTTCATTTATAGGATCACCAACCATGAACTTTATAAAGGGCAGCATCAAAGGCGGAGACTTCGTCTCAGACTCTGAGCTAATCCATATCGTACCGACCGAAGCTGATAAAAAAGAACTTCAGAAATTCGAAGGGAAACCTGTAAAAGTCGGAATAAGAGGCGAGAGGTTTTTAAGTGAAAAACATGAAGTCAACGGATTCTCTGCAGTAATAGATGTAGTTGAAATGCTCGGTAAAGAGAAACTACTATATACTAAACTGGATGATGGACAAGAAATAGTGGTCTCAATG